In the Paralichthys olivaceus isolate ysfri-2021 chromosome 15, ASM2471397v2, whole genome shotgun sequence genome, one interval contains:
- the LOC109628470 gene encoding potassium channel subfamily K member 4, whose translation MRCSTLLVILTGVLLYLVLGAVVFRALEAPREENKHMMLQSTRKDFLLNFTCVGENNLQALIEEVVEAIGAGVDASSNTSFVSQWDLASAFFFSGTIITTIGFGNISPKTYGGQLFCIFYALVGIPLFGILLAGVGDHLGTWLRKAVAKIETLFLKWRVSPTIVRVISAVLSILLGCVLFVAVPILVFRRVEGWSLLESAYFVVITLTTVGFGDYVAGDSGIAGSDHWYKPLVWFWILLGLAYFASILTMIGNWLRVLSKKTRAEMEELRAHATDWTQNIQNMSVDFRIPGKIDDPFKRRRRKRRHGSRSHGQSASGTGPSEGKEKQHENQTDSGSYSSSSSYSNESGSGSETDSQATQTERVPEEKTEKEEAPPEPHLSQPLDYFGENLAFIDESSDTQSAKLHLDPLLDPTQPNSARSRQPKRRRHRRPVPLRSPKVNGSNSDRKEPNGNPKPVPGLPLNLQI comes from the exons ATGCGGTGCTCCACCCTGCTCGTCATCTTAACGGGGGTGCTTCTGTACTTGGTGCTGGGTGCTGTGGTGTTCCGCGCCCTGGAGGCCCCGCGGGAGGAGAACAAGCACATGATGCTGCAGAGCACGCGGAAGGACTTCCTGTTGAACTTCACATGTGTCGGTGAAAACAACCTACAGGCCCTTATAGAG gaggtggtggaggccATCGGTGCAGGTGTGGATGCCAGCAGCAACACCTCCTTTGTCAGCCAATGGGATCTGgccagtgctttttttttctcagggaCAATCATCACAACCATCG GTTTCGGAAACATCTCCCCAAAGACATACGGAGGGCAGCTGTTCTGCATTTTCTACGCCCTGGTGGGAATCCCACTGTTTGGTATCCTGCTCGCTGGCGTCGGAGACCATCTGGGTACTTGGCTGAGGAAAGCTGTTGCCAAAATAGAGACCCTCTTCCTG AAATGGCGTGTGAGTCCTACTATTGTGCGAGTGATTTCAGCCGTCCTGTCCATCCTGCTGGGTTGCGTGCTCTTTGTTGCAGTACCCATCTTGGTTTTCCGAAGGGTGGAGGGCTGGAGTCTTTTGGAGTCTGCCTATTTTGTAGTTATCACCCTGACAACAGTGGGTTTTGGAGACTATGTTGCAG GGGATTCTGGGATTGCAGGGAGCGACCACTGGTACAAGCCTCTGGTGTGGTTCTGGATCTTGCTGGGTCTCGCCTACTTTGCGTCTATCCTGACAATGATTGGTAACTGGCTCCGGGTGCTTTCTAAAAAGACCAGAGCTGAG atgGAAGAACTGCGAGCACACGCCACCGACTGGACTCAGAACATCCAGAATATGTCGGTGGATTTCCGCATCCCAGGAAAAATTGACGACCCCTTCAAGAGGCGCCGGAGAAAGCGTCGCCATGGCTCTCGCAGCCACGGTCAGAGTGCGTCAGGTACAGGGCCCTCTGAggggaaagaaaagcagcatgAGAACCAGACAGATTCTGGATcatactcctcctcctcctcttattcCAATGAATCAGGGTCTGGATCAGAAACAGACTCTCAGGCCACGCAGACGGAGCGAGTGCCTGAAGAAAAAACTGAGAAGGAGGAGGCTCCTCCTGAGCCCCATCTGTCTCAGCCTCTGGACTACTTTGGGGAGAACCTTGCCTTCATTGATGAATCATCAGATACTCAGAGTGCTAAACTTCATCTGGATCCTCTGCTGGACCCAACACAACCCAACTCAGCTCGCTCTCGTCAGCCGAAGAGGAGACGCCACAGAAGGCCTGTTCCACTGAGAAGCCCCAAGGTCAATGGCTCCAACTCTGACAGGAAGGAGCCCAATGGAAACCCCAA